The following are encoded in a window of Flavobacterium cupriresistens genomic DNA:
- a CDS encoding electron transfer flavoprotein subunit alpha/FixB family protein, translating to MSILIYAESAEGKFKKVAFELASYAKKVAETLGTTVTALTVNISDVSELSKYGVDKVLKVNNDKLAGFTAKAYADVIKQAAQKEGTKLVLLSSTTDSIYLSSLVAVSLEAGFASNVVGLPVSTSPFQVKRNAFSNKAFNITQIDTDVKVLGLAKNSYGIFESAGSATEEDFNPTIGDNDFGVKVESVEKVTGKVSIADADTVVSGGRGLKGPENWGLIEDLAAVLGAATACSKPVSDLGWRPHSEHVGQTGKPVATNLYIAIGISGAIQHIAGINSSKVKVVINNDPEAPFFKVADYGVVGDAFEIVPQLIEKLKAFKAQHS from the coding sequence ATGTCAATATTAATATATGCAGAATCTGCAGAAGGAAAATTTAAAAAAGTTGCTTTTGAATTAGCTTCATATGCTAAAAAGGTAGCCGAAACTTTAGGAACAACCGTAACCGCTTTAACGGTTAACATTAGCGACGTAAGCGAATTGTCAAAATACGGAGTAGATAAAGTTTTAAAAGTAAACAACGACAAATTAGCTGGTTTTACTGCAAAAGCGTATGCTGATGTAATCAAACAAGCTGCTCAAAAAGAAGGAACAAAATTAGTTTTACTTTCTTCTACAACAGACAGTATTTACCTTTCATCTCTTGTAGCAGTATCTTTAGAAGCCGGATTTGCTTCTAATGTCGTTGGTTTACCGGTTAGCACTTCTCCTTTTCAGGTAAAAAGAAATGCTTTCTCTAACAAAGCTTTCAACATTACACAAATCGATACCGATGTAAAAGTGCTTGGTTTAGCTAAAAACTCTTACGGAATTTTCGAAAGCGCAGGATCTGCAACTGAAGAAGACTTTAACCCAACTATTGGAGATAATGACTTTGGAGTAAAAGTAGAATCAGTAGAAAAAGTAACCGGAAAAGTTTCAATCGCTGATGCTGACACGGTAGTTTCTGGTGGACGTGGACTAAAAGGTCCTGAAAACTGGGGATTAATAGAAGATTTAGCTGCTGTTCTTGGTGCAGCAACTGCTTGTTCTAAGCCGGTTTCTGACTTAGGCTGGAGACCTCACAGCGAGCACGTTGGACAAACAGGAAAACCAGTTGCAACTAACCTTTATATTGCAATCGGAATCTCCGGAGCTATTCAACATATTGCAGGAATCAACTCCTCTAAAGTAAAAGTAGTTATCAACAACGATCCTGAGGCTCCTTTCTTTAAAGTAGCAGATTACGGTGTAGTTGGAGATGCATTTGAAATTGTACCACAATTAATTGAGAAACTAAAAGCTTTTAAAGCACAACATTCTTAG
- a CDS encoding DUF5686 and carboxypeptidase-like regulatory domain-containing protein: MKKIILFSLFFVFAFVNIATAQTKVSGIVLDKSNQPIPFANVVFKGSSTGIVSNEDGRFYLESPNTYTILLVSSAGFSDKEITLEKAVNYDFKIVLSEAEALNEVVIFTGKTSKKNNPALDILRKIWERKRKNGLYQFNQYQMQKYEKVEFDMNTIDSAFMKNKLFKGMEFVFKHVDTSEVTGKTYLPIFISESVYDVYGDNKIKKIKENITGNKTSGFNGNQQIQAFVKDLYSDYNIYDNHLKFFDKSFTSPLSRTGIDVYNYVLKDSTYIDKKWCYNIVFYPRRKNELTFKGDFWVNDTTFAIKKINMAVTKSANINWVKDIYIEQEFDVQNDSVFLLTRDYMMSDFALNKKEKSKGVYGKRTTLFRNHKFNIPKPDKFYKEEVNFIDNVVYDRPPEFWEENRFEKLNKDEAGIYKMLDTLQTVKKFKQLYSLVSILGSGYVEFKNFDYGPIFSTFGYNEVEGLRLRVGGRTYFGPNDPWRIQAYTAYGFDDNKFKYGVSGKWMVDKKNRIIISGGNRRDIEQIGASLTTTNDILGRSFASSALFTTGSNGKLTNINLSNVSFEMEPLKNFVFQAGVSYRTLESASPTFSLDYYTTLPTTANPAGVVASAVKQFEANIQFEFMPNRKTIGFGVERKLVDSPFSHFFVNFSYGLKGVLDSDFAYEKIQLFYKQPIIIGPLGRSNIILETGKTFGTIPLGLMSVIPGNQTYFTIENTFSNLNFYEFITDQYTTLQWNHDFGGRLFSRVPFMRKLNWREFVGIKAVHGTISNANRAINASQQPYNAPENVYWEYNAGIGNIFKVFRIDFSWRGSYLNTPDANKFAVKGSFGFYF; encoded by the coding sequence ATGAAAAAAATAATTCTATTTAGCCTGTTTTTTGTATTTGCATTTGTGAATATCGCTACTGCACAAACTAAAGTGAGCGGAATTGTTTTAGACAAATCTAATCAGCCAATTCCGTTTGCCAATGTTGTTTTTAAAGGCTCAAGTACAGGAATTGTTTCTAATGAAGATGGACGTTTTTATCTGGAATCCCCTAATACCTATACGATTTTGCTAGTGAGCTCGGCAGGATTTTCTGATAAAGAAATTACGTTAGAGAAAGCGGTAAACTATGATTTTAAGATTGTTTTAAGTGAAGCGGAAGCGCTTAATGAAGTTGTTATTTTTACAGGAAAAACATCCAAAAAGAACAATCCGGCATTGGATATTTTGAGGAAAATCTGGGAACGAAAACGTAAAAACGGTTTGTACCAGTTCAATCAATATCAAATGCAGAAGTACGAAAAAGTCGAATTCGATATGAATACGATTGACAGTGCTTTCATGAAAAACAAACTCTTTAAAGGAATGGAGTTTGTATTCAAACACGTTGATACCTCTGAAGTTACGGGAAAAACCTATCTGCCTATTTTTATAAGCGAATCGGTGTACGATGTTTACGGGGACAACAAAATTAAGAAAATAAAAGAAAATATTACCGGAAACAAAACGTCAGGATTTAATGGTAATCAGCAAATTCAGGCTTTTGTAAAGGATCTTTATTCTGATTACAATATTTACGATAACCATCTGAAATTCTTTGATAAGAGCTTTACGAGTCCACTTTCAAGAACAGGAATTGATGTGTATAACTATGTATTGAAAGACAGTACTTATATCGATAAAAAATGGTGTTACAACATTGTTTTTTATCCAAGACGTAAAAATGAACTGACTTTTAAAGGAGATTTTTGGGTAAATGACACCACTTTTGCCATCAAAAAAATAAATATGGCCGTTACCAAAAGCGCCAATATTAACTGGGTAAAAGACATTTATATCGAACAGGAATTTGATGTGCAAAATGACTCCGTTTTTCTGTTAACCCGTGACTATATGATGTCTGATTTTGCTTTGAATAAAAAAGAGAAATCAAAAGGAGTTTATGGTAAACGAACCACATTGTTCAGGAATCATAAATTTAATATTCCCAAGCCCGATAAATTTTATAAAGAAGAAGTCAATTTTATAGACAACGTGGTTTATGACCGACCACCTGAATTTTGGGAAGAAAATCGTTTTGAAAAACTAAATAAAGACGAAGCCGGTATTTATAAAATGCTTGACACGTTGCAAACAGTTAAAAAATTCAAGCAACTTTATAGTTTAGTTTCGATATTAGGAAGCGGTTATGTCGAGTTTAAAAATTTCGATTACGGACCTATTTTTTCCACATTTGGGTACAATGAAGTCGAAGGTTTGCGTTTGCGTGTAGGAGGTCGTACCTATTTTGGGCCAAACGATCCTTGGCGTATACAGGCTTACACGGCGTATGGTTTTGATGACAATAAATTTAAATATGGTGTTTCCGGAAAATGGATGGTGGATAAGAAAAACCGAATCATTATTTCTGGAGGGAACAGGCGGGACATCGAGCAGATTGGTGCCAGTTTAACTACAACCAATGACATTTTAGGAAGAAGTTTTGCGTCCTCAGCTTTGTTTACAACAGGCAGTAACGGAAAATTAACGAATATCAATTTAAGCAATGTTTCCTTCGAAATGGAACCATTAAAAAATTTCGTTTTCCAGGCCGGTGTTTCGTATCGAACATTAGAATCGGCTTCGCCAACGTTTAGTTTAGATTATTATACGACTTTGCCAACAACTGCAAATCCTGCCGGAGTTGTAGCAAGTGCGGTAAAACAATTCGAAGCAAACATTCAATTCGAATTTATGCCAAATCGCAAAACGATTGGTTTTGGTGTAGAACGAAAACTTGTTGATAGCCCTTTTAGTCATTTCTTTGTTAATTTCAGTTATGGACTTAAAGGTGTTTTAGACAGTGATTTTGCCTACGAAAAAATTCAATTATTCTACAAGCAACCCATTATTATCGGACCTTTAGGAAGATCAAATATTATTCTTGAAACCGGGAAAACTTTCGGAACTATTCCGTTGGGGTTAATGAGTGTAATACCGGGGAATCAAACTTATTTTACAATAGAGAATACCTTTAGTAACTTGAATTTCTATGAATTCATAACGGATCAGTATACTACTTTACAATGGAATCATGATTTTGGTGGAAGATTGTTCTCCAGAGTTCCTTTTATGAGGAAATTAAACTGGAGAGAGTTTGTAGGGATAAAAGCCGTTCACGGTACTATATCTAATGCCAACCGAGCTATAAATGCCTCACAACAGCCTTATAATGCACCTGAAAATGTGTATTGGGAGTACAATGCCGGTATTGGAAATATATTCAAAGTATTCCGAATTGATTTCTCTTGGAGAGGAAGTTACTTAAATACACCCGATGCAAATAAATTTGCAGTAAAAGGATCGTTCGGCTTTTATTTTTAG
- a CDS encoding thymidylate synthase, producing MKQYLDLVQHVLENGCQKGDRTGTGTKSVFGYQMRFDLSEGFPMVTTKKLHLKSIIYELLWFLKGDTNIAYLQENGVKIWDAWADSNGDLGPVYGHQWRNWNSEEIDQISELITELKTNPNSRRMLVSAWNPSVLPDTKKSFEENVANNKAALPPCHAFFQFYVTSPDETKGETKGKLSCQLYQRSADIFLGVPFNIASYALLTMMIAQVCDLEQGEFIHTFGDAHIYNNHFEQLELQLTREPKPLPKMILNPEIKNIFDFDYKDFTLLDYEPHAGIKGSVAV from the coding sequence ATGAAACAATACTTAGATTTAGTACAACATGTTTTAGAAAACGGTTGTCAAAAAGGAGACCGTACAGGGACAGGAACAAAAAGTGTTTTTGGCTACCAGATGCGTTTTGATTTAAGTGAAGGTTTCCCAATGGTTACGACCAAAAAATTACACTTAAAATCGATCATATACGAATTGCTTTGGTTTTTAAAAGGCGATACCAACATTGCTTACCTTCAGGAAAACGGAGTTAAAATTTGGGATGCCTGGGCAGATTCAAATGGCGATTTAGGACCTGTTTACGGACATCAGTGGCGCAATTGGAACAGTGAAGAAATCGATCAGATTTCTGAATTAATTACCGAATTAAAAACTAATCCAAATAGCCGAAGAATGTTGGTTTCTGCATGGAATCCTTCGGTTTTACCTGATACAAAAAAATCATTTGAGGAGAATGTAGCAAACAACAAAGCCGCTTTGCCGCCTTGCCATGCCTTTTTCCAGTTTTATGTAACAAGTCCTGATGAGACTAAAGGAGAAACAAAAGGCAAGTTATCCTGTCAGCTCTACCAACGAAGTGCCGATATCTTTTTAGGAGTACCTTTTAATATCGCTTCTTATGCGCTCTTAACGATGATGATCGCACAAGTTTGCGATTTGGAACAAGGAGAATTCATACACACTTTTGGAGATGCACACATCTACAACAATCATTTTGAGCAACTGGAATTGCAATTAACACGCGAACCAAAACCATTACCAAAAATGATTTTAAATCCGGAGATTAAAAACATTTTTGATTTTGATTACAAAGATTTCACCTTATTAGATTACGAACCACACGCCGGTATAAAAGGCAGTGTTGCTGTATAA
- a CDS encoding porin family protein has translation MKKTVILILLALSTKGYSQFAKNMFSKDPITNLENWQKQRVYFGYYLGFNSFDFKFDYKNPVQQDIQVKKTTGFNVGVVADLRLQEYINLRFEPGLYYTKRDLYYPLPDKKDYLREVNSTYIHFPLLLKFSALRTGNIRPYLVGGMSTTLNLSSNAKSEDDNHEQKFRVKQWTAAYELGFGIDLFTEYFIFSPSIRGMFGISDELIRDNPGTPSPWTDNIDSMKSRAILVNFTFH, from the coding sequence ATGAAAAAAACAGTAATCTTAATTTTATTAGCCTTATCGACAAAGGGATATTCACAATTTGCTAAAAACATGTTTAGCAAAGACCCTATTACTAACCTCGAAAACTGGCAAAAACAACGAGTCTATTTTGGTTATTACCTTGGCTTTAATAGTTTCGACTTTAAGTTTGATTACAAAAATCCCGTACAACAGGATATTCAGGTAAAAAAAACAACCGGTTTTAATGTTGGAGTTGTTGCCGATTTAAGATTGCAGGAATATATTAACCTGCGCTTTGAACCGGGCTTGTATTATACCAAGCGTGACTTGTATTACCCACTTCCCGATAAAAAAGATTATTTGAGAGAGGTAAACAGCACCTATATTCATTTTCCTTTATTGTTAAAATTCTCTGCTTTGCGAACAGGAAATATCCGTCCGTATTTAGTCGGTGGAATGTCAACAACGTTGAATCTGTCCAGTAATGCAAAATCGGAAGATGATAATCACGAGCAAAAATTCAGAGTTAAACAATGGACTGCTGCTTATGAGCTTGGTTTTGGAATTGATCTTTTTACAGAATATTTTATTTTCTCTCCTTCTATTAGGGGTATGTTTGGTATTTCGGATGAATTGATTCGAGATAATCCGGGTACACCAAGTCCATGGACAGACAATATTGATTCTATGAAATCGAGAGCAATTTTAGTAAATTTCACTTTTCATTAA
- a CDS encoding dihydrofolate reductase — protein MIIMIAAVAENNALGKNNELVWHLPNDFKRFKALTTNHHIIMGRKTFESFPKPLPNRTHVVITRQENYQPEGCIVVKSISEAIAKCPKNEDSFIIGGGEIYTLAMPFADVLEITRVHHSFEADAFFPDINKDEWLLVESETNIKDEKHLYDYTYETFVKA, from the coding sequence ATGATTATAATGATAGCGGCAGTTGCCGAAAACAATGCTCTTGGAAAAAACAATGAATTGGTTTGGCACTTACCAAATGATTTCAAAAGATTTAAAGCTCTTACAACGAACCACCATATCATAATGGGAAGGAAAACTTTTGAGAGTTTTCCAAAACCTTTACCAAACCGGACTCATGTGGTGATAACGCGTCAGGAAAACTATCAGCCCGAGGGTTGTATTGTAGTAAAAAGCATAAGTGAAGCAATCGCAAAATGCCCAAAAAACGAAGATTCTTTTATTATTGGAGGAGGAGAAATCTATACCCTAGCAATGCCTTTTGCTGATGTTTTAGAAATAACAAGGGTACATCACAGCTTTGAAGCGGATGCTTTTTTCCCTGACATCAACAAAGACGAATGGCTGCTAGTAGAATCTGAAACTAATATAAAAGACGAAAAACATCTTTACGACTATACCTACGAAACTTTCGTTAAAGCCTAA
- a CDS encoding isoamylase early set domain-containing protein has protein sequence MALKKQFVKTKPVCKVTFSIDAKEASAVAVVGDFNNWNAQEGTLSKLKNGTFKATYDLVKDAIYEFKYVIDGSYVNDPEADSYQWNDFAGSENSVLVV, from the coding sequence ATGGCTTTGAAAAAACAGTTTGTAAAAACAAAACCGGTATGTAAAGTTACATTTTCAATTGATGCTAAAGAGGCTAGTGCGGTAGCTGTGGTTGGGGATTTTAACAATTGGAATGCCCAGGAAGGTACTTTGAGTAAGTTGAAAAACGGAACTTTTAAAGCTACTTACGACTTGGTTAAAGATGCGATCTACGAGTTTAAATATGTAATTGACGGAAGTTATGTTAATGATCCCGAAGCAGACTCGTATCAATGGAATGATTTCGCAGGAAGCGAAAATAGTGTACTGGTAGTATAA
- the ubiE gene encoding bifunctional demethylmenaquinone methyltransferase/2-methoxy-6-polyprenyl-1,4-benzoquinol methylase UbiE, with product MSEKITPYKNSTLGKKEQVAQMFDTISGNYDNLNRVISFGIDIKWRKKVLKIVSDTKPKIILDIATGTGDLAILMAQTNAEKIIGLDISAGMLEVGKRKVEEKKLSNVIELVLGDSENIPFEDNHFDAITVGFGVRNFENLEKGFAEILRVLKPNGVFVILETSVPDKTPCKQGYRFYTKNILPLIGKLFSKDNSAYGYLSESAAAFPYGEALNNILRKIGFIDVVAMPQTFGVATIYSASKK from the coding sequence ATGTCTGAAAAAATAACTCCGTATAAAAACTCTACATTAGGCAAAAAAGAACAAGTTGCTCAAATGTTTGATACGATCTCTGGGAACTATGATAATTTAAACCGCGTAATTTCATTTGGAATTGATATTAAGTGGAGAAAGAAGGTATTAAAAATAGTTTCTGATACTAAACCAAAAATCATCCTTGATATTGCCACTGGAACAGGTGATTTAGCTATTTTAATGGCACAAACGAATGCAGAGAAAATCATTGGTTTAGATATTTCAGCAGGAATGCTTGAAGTTGGGAAAAGAAAAGTAGAGGAAAAAAAATTATCAAATGTTATTGAGTTAGTTTTAGGAGATTCTGAAAACATCCCTTTTGAAGACAATCATTTTGATGCCATCACTGTTGGTTTTGGTGTACGAAACTTCGAAAATCTCGAAAAAGGTTTTGCTGAAATTCTAAGGGTTCTAAAGCCAAATGGTGTATTTGTAATTTTAGAAACTTCTGTACCGGACAAAACACCTTGCAAACAAGGATATCGTTTTTACACGAAAAATATACTTCCACTGATCGGGAAATTATTCTCAAAAGACAATTCCGCTTACGGTTATTTATCTGAATCTGCCGCTGCTTTTCCTTATGGTGAGGCGCTGAACAATATTTTACGAAAAATTGGGTTTATAGATGTAGTGGCTATGCCTCAAACTTTTGGAGTTGCAACCATTTACTCTGCTTCTAAGAAATAG
- a CDS encoding electron transfer flavoprotein subunit beta/FixA family protein produces the protein MKILVCISHVPDTTSKINFSNGDSEFDTNGVQYVINPNDEFGLTRAIWFQEQQGATVTVVNVGGPDTEPTLRKALAIGANEAIRVNANPTDGFFVAKQLAEVIKNGGYDLVIAGKESLDYNGGMVPGMIAGITGSNFLNSCTSITVEGNNVKAVREIDGGKETVSTTLPLIIGGQKGLVEEKDLRIPNMRGIMTARTKALTILEPVDAPVNTKAVKFEKPAPKSAVKLVAPDNLDELINLLHNEAKVI, from the coding sequence ATGAAAATATTAGTTTGCATCAGCCACGTGCCTGATACTACTTCAAAAATTAACTTCTCAAATGGTGACTCAGAATTCGATACCAATGGTGTACAATACGTAATTAATCCTAACGATGAGTTTGGTTTAACACGTGCAATCTGGTTCCAGGAACAACAAGGAGCTACAGTAACGGTAGTAAATGTTGGAGGTCCTGATACTGAACCAACTTTACGCAAAGCTTTAGCAATTGGAGCAAACGAAGCAATTCGTGTAAACGCAAACCCAACTGATGGTTTTTTTGTTGCAAAACAACTTGCTGAAGTAATCAAAAATGGTGGTTACGATTTAGTAATTGCCGGAAAAGAGTCTTTAGATTACAACGGAGGAATGGTTCCGGGAATGATCGCAGGAATTACAGGTTCTAACTTTTTAAACTCTTGTACCAGCATAACAGTTGAAGGTAACAATGTAAAAGCCGTTCGTGAAATTGACGGAGGAAAAGAAACTGTAAGCACTACTTTACCTTTAATTATTGGAGGTCAAAAAGGTCTTGTTGAAGAAAAAGACTTGCGTATTCCAAACATGAGAGGAATTATGACTGCAAGAACAAAAGCACTTACTATTCTTGAGCCGGTTGACGCTCCTGTAAATACAAAAGCGGTTAAATTTGAAAAACCAGCTCCTAAATCAGCAGTAAAATTAGTTGCTCCTGATAATTTAGATGAGTTAATCAATTTATTACACAACGAAGCGAAAGTAATCTAG
- a CDS encoding pyruvate dehydrogenase complex E1 component subunit beta produces the protein MRTIQFREAICEAMSEEMRHDESIYLMGEEVAEYNGAYKASKGMLAEFGEKRVIDTPIAELGFTGIAVGSAMNGCRPIVEYMTFNFCLVGIDQIINNAAKMRQMTGGQFNVPIVFRGPTASAGQLGATHSQALENWFANTPGLKVVVPSTPYDAKGLLKSAIRDNDPVIFMESEQMYGDKGEVPDGEYTIPLGVADIKREGKDVTIVSFGKIIKEAFIAADELAKEGISCEIIDLRTVRPMDKDAILTSVKKTNRLVILEEAWPFASISSEITYIVQEQAFDFLDAPIQRITTADTPAPYSPVLLKDWLPNAADVVKAVKKVMYK, from the coding sequence ATGAGAACAATACAATTTAGAGAGGCCATTTGTGAAGCGATGAGCGAAGAAATGCGTCACGATGAATCCATATATTTAATGGGCGAGGAAGTCGCAGAATACAATGGAGCTTATAAAGCTTCAAAAGGAATGCTTGCTGAGTTTGGCGAAAAAAGAGTAATTGATACTCCGATTGCGGAACTTGGTTTTACAGGAATTGCAGTAGGATCAGCTATGAATGGTTGTCGTCCTATCGTAGAGTATATGACTTTTAACTTCTGTTTAGTTGGTATTGATCAAATTATAAATAATGCTGCTAAAATGCGTCAAATGACAGGTGGACAATTTAATGTGCCTATCGTTTTCCGTGGACCAACTGCTTCTGCAGGTCAATTAGGAGCAACTCACTCACAAGCTTTAGAAAACTGGTTTGCTAATACTCCGGGTCTTAAAGTAGTTGTACCTTCAACTCCTTATGATGCAAAAGGACTTTTAAAATCAGCTATTCGTGATAATGATCCTGTAATTTTTATGGAATCAGAGCAAATGTATGGTGATAAAGGTGAAGTGCCGGACGGAGAATACACGATTCCATTAGGAGTTGCTGATATTAAACGTGAAGGAAAAGATGTTACGATTGTTTCTTTCGGAAAAATCATCAAAGAAGCTTTTATTGCTGCTGATGAATTAGCTAAAGAAGGAATCTCTTGTGAGATCATCGATTTAAGAACAGTTCGTCCTATGGATAAAGATGCTATTCTTACTTCTGTTAAAAAAACAAACCGTTTAGTAATCTTAGAAGAAGCTTGGCCATTTGCAAGTATTTCTTCTGAAATAACGTATATCGTTCAAGAACAAGCGTTCGATTTCCTTGATGCGCCAATTCAACGTATTACAACTGCAGATACTCCTGCACCTTACTCTCCTGTTTTACTAAAAGACTGGTTGCCAAACGCAGCTGATGTTGTAAAAGCAGTAAAGAAAGTAATGTACAAATAG
- a CDS encoding TrmH family RNA methyltransferase, translated as MVSKNQIKLISGLHQKKQRFANQLFFAEGVKVIQELLQSNFELEHLYTTQNDFETVHSSKRTLINEQELKKISALSTPNTCLAVFKMPSENKINDTGLILALDDIRDPGNLGTILRLCDWFGIKQLICSKETVDIYNPKVVQATMGSITRVNVNYVDLDTFLSQTKLPVFGTFMNGENIYQSNLPQDGIIIMGNEANGISEEIEKRVTSRLTIPRFGELQKTESLNVATATAIILSEFKRNS; from the coding sequence ATGGTTAGTAAAAACCAAATAAAGCTTATATCAGGTTTACATCAAAAAAAGCAACGTTTTGCAAATCAGTTATTTTTCGCCGAAGGAGTGAAAGTAATTCAGGAACTCTTGCAATCTAACTTTGAATTAGAACATTTGTATACTACACAAAATGATTTTGAAACCGTTCATTCTTCAAAGCGCACGCTTATCAATGAGCAGGAACTTAAGAAAATAAGTGCTTTGTCAACTCCAAATACCTGTCTGGCAGTTTTCAAAATGCCTTCAGAAAACAAAATTAACGATACTGGTTTAATCCTGGCGTTAGATGATATCCGTGATCCGGGAAATTTGGGAACCATTTTGCGTTTGTGTGATTGGTTTGGAATTAAGCAACTTATTTGTTCAAAAGAAACCGTTGATATTTACAATCCAAAAGTTGTACAGGCCACAATGGGGTCTATCACCAGGGTAAATGTAAATTATGTCGATTTAGACACGTTTCTTTCACAAACAAAATTGCCTGTTTTTGGAACATTTATGAACGGAGAGAACATTTATCAATCTAATTTACCGCAGGACGGGATCATTATTATGGGTAATGAAGCGAACGGTATTTCTGAAGAGATTGAAAAAAGGGTTACAAGCCGACTCACAATTCCAAGATTTGGAGAGCTGCAAAAAACCGAAAGTTTAAATGTAGCTACCGCAACAGCAATTATTCTCAGTGAGTTTAAACGAAATAGTTAG
- a CDS encoding bifunctional nuclease family protein has translation MSLVKLSIKGISYSQTQNGAYALILNEVDGERKLPIVIGAFEAQSIAIALEKEIKPPRPLTHDLFKNFAERFDIVVKQVIIHKLVDGVFYSSLICERDKIEEIIDARTSDAIALALRFNAPIFTYKNILDKAGIYLKSNSADTDQGAQEIDDVLSNPETFGREEESNQSGDVYAKHSLQELNDLLDQAVSQEDYEKAAKIRDEISKR, from the coding sequence ATGAGTCTAGTAAAACTATCCATAAAAGGAATATCATACAGTCAAACTCAAAATGGTGCTTATGCCCTTATTTTGAATGAAGTCGATGGCGAAAGAAAACTTCCCATTGTTATTGGTGCTTTTGAAGCCCAATCGATTGCTATTGCCTTAGAAAAGGAAATAAAACCTCCTCGCCCTTTAACGCACGATTTATTCAAAAACTTCGCAGAAAGATTTGATATTGTAGTCAAACAAGTCATCATTCACAAACTTGTTGATGGTGTTTTTTATTCGAGTTTAATTTGCGAAAGAGACAAAATCGAAGAAATCATTGATGCCAGAACATCTGATGCGATTGCTTTAGCATTGCGCTTTAACGCTCCAATTTTCACTTACAAAAACATACTGGATAAGGCCGGAATCTATTTAAAATCAAATTCTGCAGACACTGATCAGGGCGCTCAGGAAATAGACGATGTATTGTCAAATCCGGAGACTTTTGGGCGCGAAGAAGAAAGCAATCAATCCGGTGATGTTTATGCCAAACATAGCTTACAAGAACTAAACGACCTTCTGGATCAGGCAGTTTCTCAGGAAGATTATGAAAAAGCAGCTAAAATCAGAGACGAGATTTCGAAAAGATAA
- a CDS encoding 2TM domain-containing protein produces MEKEVHEQYEYARRRIRQKKVLYFHFVLFLIGSLFLFIANRFFGFGVTTTNQNWCVWTITIWLFIFILHFIKVYITDRFMNKNWEREQIDRLVALQQKRISQLESKINEDTENKI; encoded by the coding sequence ATGGAAAAAGAAGTGCACGAACAATACGAGTATGCCAGAAGAAGAATCAGACAGAAAAAAGTATTATATTTTCATTTCGTCCTTTTTCTTATAGGCAGTTTGTTTTTATTTATTGCCAATAGGTTTTTTGGATTTGGCGTTACCACTACCAATCAAAATTGGTGCGTTTGGACGATCACAATATGGTTATTTATATTTATACTCCATTTTATAAAAGTGTACATAACAGACCGATTCATGAATAAAAACTGGGAAAGAGAACAAATTGACAGACTTGTTGCTTTACAGCAAAAAAGAATCAGTCAATTAGAGTCAAAAATAAACGAGGATACCGAAAATAAAATTTAG